A genomic stretch from Alteribacter keqinensis includes:
- a CDS encoding gluconeogenesis factor YvcK family protein has translation MKKANVVILGGGTGLSVLLRGLKTFPVDITAIVTVADDGGSSGRLRKELNIPPPGDVRNVLIALSEVEPLVEELFQHRFENGNGLTGHSLGNLLLAGMTSITGGDFARGVEVLSRVLNVKGKVLPAANQSIVLHAEMEDGTHVEGESKIPHAGKKIKRVFLEPENVTALKESVYAINKADLIVIGPGSLYTSILPNLLVPGIADAVKKASAEKVYVCNVMTQPGETDDFSAGDHVQALVDHVGKDLLDKVLVNTQPIPLSYAQRYATEGAMEVKVDSDHLNKLEVEIIGDELLYFDNYLLRHDALKVSQRLVSML, from the coding sequence TTGAAAAAAGCAAATGTCGTCATTTTAGGGGGAGGAACAGGACTGTCGGTTTTACTCAGGGGATTAAAGACTTTTCCGGTGGATATTACGGCCATTGTCACCGTAGCCGATGACGGGGGCAGCTCCGGGCGTCTCAGGAAAGAGCTCAATATTCCGCCGCCGGGTGATGTGAGGAACGTACTCATTGCCCTTTCTGAAGTGGAGCCTCTTGTAGAAGAGCTGTTTCAGCACCGTTTTGAAAATGGGAACGGCCTCACCGGCCACTCTCTTGGCAACCTCCTCCTCGCGGGGATGACGTCCATTACAGGCGGGGACTTTGCCAGGGGTGTGGAAGTGCTGAGCCGGGTGTTGAATGTAAAAGGGAAGGTACTGCCTGCAGCGAACCAGAGCATCGTCCTCCATGCAGAAATGGAAGATGGGACCCACGTAGAAGGGGAATCCAAGATCCCTCATGCGGGTAAAAAAATCAAACGGGTTTTCCTTGAACCGGAAAACGTAACGGCCCTCAAGGAATCTGTGTACGCGATTAACAAAGCCGATCTGATTGTGATTGGTCCGGGAAGTCTGTATACGAGTATCCTGCCCAATCTTCTTGTTCCGGGAATTGCAGATGCGGTTAAGAAAGCCTCGGCTGAAAAGGTCTACGTCTGCAACGTAATGACCCAGCCCGGGGAGACGGATGACTTCAGTGCAGGTGACCATGTGCAGGCCCTTGTAGACCATGTAGGAAAAGACCTTCTCGATAAGGTGCTCGTAAATACCCAGCCGATTCCTTTGTCCTACGCCCAGCGTTATGCAACTGAAGGGGCGATGGAAGTAAAGGTGGACAGCGATCATCTGAATAAACTGGAAGTAGAAATTATAGGGGATGAACTGTTATACTTTGATAATTACCTTCTGCGACACGATGCCCTGAAAGTTTCCCAGCGTCTTGTGAGTATGCTTTAG
- the rapZ gene encoding RNase adapter RapZ, producing the protein MENRTKATEMEIVIVTGMSGAGKTVAVQSFEDLGYFCVDNLPPALIPKFVDLIENSGEKMKKVAFVIDLRGRDFFDELFATIDYLSSEAKVTPQILFLEAKDDALVRRYKETRRSHPLAGDGPPLEGIKLERQMLDELKGQAQLIIDTSDLKPLALREKIIERFSSPEKNVFSVQIMSFGFKHGIPIDADLVFDVRFLPNPHYIDHMRPKTGLDKEVSDYVLKWSETQQFNEKLHDLLSYMLPHYKREGKSQLIVAIGCTGGKHRSVTLAEYFKQKILDLGYMTYVSHRDVEKGRREG; encoded by the coding sequence ATGGAAAACAGAACAAAAGCAACAGAGATGGAAATTGTCATTGTTACAGGGATGTCAGGAGCCGGAAAGACTGTCGCGGTCCAGAGCTTTGAGGATCTCGGTTATTTTTGTGTGGATAACCTGCCTCCCGCGCTGATTCCGAAGTTCGTTGACTTAATTGAAAACTCCGGTGAAAAAATGAAGAAGGTCGCGTTTGTCATCGATCTTCGCGGCAGGGATTTTTTTGATGAACTTTTCGCAACCATTGACTATCTCAGTTCAGAGGCCAAAGTGACGCCCCAGATTTTGTTCCTGGAGGCGAAGGACGATGCGCTTGTCCGCCGCTATAAGGAAACGAGACGTTCGCATCCTCTTGCGGGAGACGGACCGCCCCTTGAAGGGATTAAACTGGAACGTCAGATGCTTGATGAATTAAAAGGGCAGGCCCAGTTGATTATTGATACGAGCGATCTGAAGCCCCTTGCCCTGAGAGAAAAAATTATCGAACGCTTCTCCTCACCAGAGAAAAATGTATTTTCCGTGCAAATCATGTCGTTTGGCTTCAAACACGGCATTCCGATTGATGCAGACCTTGTGTTTGACGTGAGGTTTCTTCCAAACCCCCACTACATTGACCATATGCGTCCGAAGACGGGGCTGGATAAAGAAGTGTCCGACTATGTGCTTAAGTGGTCAGAGACCCAGCAGTTTAACGAAAAGCTTCATGATCTTCTGAGCTATATGCTTCCTCATTACAAACGGGAAGGGAAAAGCCAGCTAATCGTTGCTATCGGCTGTACAGGAGGCAAACACCGATCTGTCACCCTTGCTGAATACTTTAAGCAGAAAATTCTCGATCTTGGTTACATGACGTATGTTTCTCACCGTGACGTAGAGAAAGGACGACGAGAAGGTTGA